In Thermococcus sp., a single genomic region encodes these proteins:
- a CDS encoding SprT family zinc-dependent metalloprotease has protein sequence MEVEVRRRPVRYARLEIKPDGRVVVTAPEGFDVEAFLRKHERWLRNRLAELEEVRKEAGRGFPLLGKFYELKLDNVGTLELEEERLVLPKERERARSALKGLLRDKLSPKIAFYSILMGVSPGKIYIRNQRTKWASCSGRGNLSFNLRLVALPEDLIGYVVIHELAHLRHLNHSREFWALVGRFYPDYERARRKLRRWWGIIEVNEGWRWLEGRE, from the coding sequence ATGGAGGTCGAGGTTCGAAGGAGGCCCGTCAGATACGCGAGGCTTGAAATAAAGCCCGACGGCAGGGTTGTAGTTACGGCACCGGAGGGTTTTGACGTTGAGGCCTTTCTGAGGAAGCACGAACGCTGGTTGCGAAACCGGCTGGCGGAGCTCGAAGAGGTGAGGAAAGAGGCCGGCCGTGGGTTTCCGCTCTTAGGAAAGTTCTACGAGCTCAAGCTTGATAACGTTGGAACGCTGGAACTGGAGGAAGAAAGGCTCGTCCTGCCGAAGGAAAGGGAAAGGGCCAGAAGTGCCCTTAAAGGGCTCCTGAGGGATAAGTTAAGTCCCAAGATAGCCTTCTACTCCATTCTCATGGGCGTTTCACCCGGGAAAATCTACATAAGGAACCAGAGGACGAAGTGGGCGAGCTGTTCAGGCAGGGGAAACCTGAGCTTTAACCTCCGTCTCGTCGCGCTACCGGAGGACCTAATCGGTTATGTTGTAATCCACGAACTGGCACACCTGAGGCACCTCAACCACTCCCGCGAGTTCTGGGCCCTCGTTGGGAGATTTTACCCCGACTACGAAAGGGCGAGGAGGAAACTGAGGCGCTGGTGGGGGATAATTGAGGTAAACGAGG
- a CDS encoding phosphatidate cytidylyltransferase: MNRISRRELVRKLWHVSPGILGAPIILFTPKWVTLLVVWSLAFLYTLQHLKLLRGWKFTVPIADLSYKTMAREDEMDNFMGSFLFWTTMGIICTVFPKLMALSALWVSTFGDCFNAIVGQTVGGPRIPWNRRKTLVGSATMFLVSALALWGAHRVLSVDPNWNLIFGVAFIATLIESLPLRSAYDEFTVPFATAFLLWLAYGGGLLQTAW, encoded by the coding sequence ATGAACCGCATTTCACGAAGAGAGCTGGTTAGAAAGCTCTGGCACGTTTCGCCGGGAATTTTAGGTGCTCCAATAATACTGTTCACGCCGAAATGGGTTACTCTACTCGTCGTCTGGTCGCTGGCCTTTCTCTACACCCTACAGCATCTGAAACTGCTCAGGGGATGGAAGTTCACCGTGCCGATAGCGGATTTGAGTTATAAAACGATGGCAAGGGAAGATGAGATGGACAACTTCATGGGTAGCTTCCTCTTCTGGACAACGATGGGAATTATATGCACGGTATTTCCAAAGCTCATGGCACTGTCCGCGCTGTGGGTTTCAACTTTCGGCGACTGCTTTAACGCCATCGTCGGTCAGACCGTTGGCGGGCCGAGGATTCCCTGGAACAGGCGAAAAACGCTCGTTGGAAGCGCGACGATGTTCCTCGTTTCGGCCCTCGCACTCTGGGGAGCGCACAGAGTTCTTTCAGTGGACCCTAACTGGAACTTAATCTTTGGGGTGGCGTTTATCGCGACTCTAATCGAGAGTCTCCCCCTGCGCTCGGCCTACGACGAGTTCACAGTCCCCTTTGCCACTGCATTCCTCCTGTGGCTCGCCTACGGCGGAGGTCTGCTCCAAACAGCGTGGTAA